Proteins found in one Mucilaginibacter gracilis genomic segment:
- a CDS encoding TlpA family protein disulfide reductase, with protein sequence MIKANYNLLKSLLFTLILIILIPILAKAQTTETLVGEKVPDATFREIVNYTSTSAKISDFKGKLLILDFWATWCSPCVAMFPKMDSLEKQFAGKIQVMPITKESEKKVVNFLNHMYKIRHIRPFSVVNDTLFSELFKYSQIPYYVWIDSNGKVIANTGAEEITAKNIDAVLKGQTPTFENRNDIQYRELKVTAEHNLFVLKNNFNIKDTSTDSDKITGPNILSYSIATKYIPNAWGQLYFDEDHFTAYNVSIEHLYRWAYNAGYYDEPTQGAFNSEKNHVFEFRNQKLLDSINLPKSIKSGTKEMDQWAKDYSVSYEMVYPKGITWKAKMELVREDLDRSFSKPMGFKVHVEKRIDSNSQVLKRVNSRIALSTTGGIAKESHDRYMYVQHNMPLSHFTGLLKGYFFQDSKISFIDECGITENVDLELSCDMNNLESINAALDKYGLKFIKKVKKIDVLIFSESDKF encoded by the coding sequence ATGATAAAAGCTAATTACAATCTTTTAAAATCGTTATTATTTACGTTGATTTTAATAATTCTTATACCCATTTTGGCAAAAGCCCAAACCACTGAAACACTTGTTGGTGAAAAAGTCCCTGACGCAACATTTAGAGAAATTGTAAATTATACTTCAACAAGCGCTAAAATCTCTGATTTTAAAGGCAAATTACTCATTTTGGATTTTTGGGCAACCTGGTGTTCCCCATGTGTAGCAATGTTTCCGAAGATGGATTCATTGGAAAAACAGTTTGCGGGTAAAATTCAGGTAATGCCGATTACAAAAGAATCTGAAAAAAAAGTAGTTAACTTTCTAAACCACATGTACAAAATAAGGCATATCAGACCTTTTTCAGTGGTCAATGATACCTTATTCAGTGAGCTGTTTAAATATTCTCAAATTCCATATTATGTTTGGATAGATTCTAACGGCAAGGTAATAGCAAACACAGGTGCCGAAGAAATAACTGCTAAAAACATTGATGCAGTATTAAAAGGACAAACCCCAACATTTGAAAATAGAAATGATATCCAGTATCGGGAATTAAAGGTAACGGCGGAACACAATTTATTTGTCCTGAAAAATAACTTTAATATAAAAGATACATCAACCGATAGCGACAAAATAACTGGACCAAATATTTTATCATATTCTATTGCAACAAAATATATTCCTAATGCATGGGGGCAGTTATATTTTGATGAAGACCATTTTACTGCATACAATGTCAGTATAGAACATCTTTATCGTTGGGCTTATAATGCAGGCTATTATGATGAACCAACTCAAGGTGCTTTTAATTCAGAAAAAAATCATGTGTTTGAATTTAGGAATCAGAAATTATTGGATAGCATTAATTTGCCAAAATCCATAAAAAGCGGAACAAAAGAAATGGATCAGTGGGCAAAAGATTATTCCGTGAGTTACGAAATGGTTTATCCGAAAGGGATCACTTGGAAAGCCAAAATGGAACTCGTAAGAGAAGATCTTGATCGATCTTTTTCTAAGCCTATGGGTTTTAAAGTTCACGTAGAAAAACGAATTGATAGTAACTCTCAAGTCCTAAAACGCGTTAATAGTCGCATAGCACTTTCAACAACGGGCGGAATTGCTAAGGAAAGTCATGACAGATATATGTATGTACAGCATAATATGCCGCTAAGTCACTTTACGGGCTTGTTAAAAGGTTATTTTTTTCAAGACAGTAAAATATCCTTTATAGATGAGTGTGGGATAACCGAGAATGTGGATTTAGAATTGAGTTGTGATATGAATAATTTAGAAAGTATTAATGCGGCTCTTGACAAATATGGCTTAAAGTTTATTAAGAAAGTAAAGAAGATTGACGTGCTAATATTTTCGGAAAGTGATAAATTTTAA
- a CDS encoding carboxypeptidase-like regulatory domain-containing protein produces the protein MARLLLLICIAFTAVSAFGQKNTTISGTIKDNATGETLIAASVRIKELPQKGASTNSYGFYSITIPEGEYTLIYSYIGYETTSKPVSLHKIRSSI, from the coding sequence ATGGCCAGATTACTTTTACTTATTTGCATTGCATTCACCGCGGTATCCGCCTTCGGGCAAAAAAATACGACCATCAGTGGTACGATAAAGGATAATGCGACCGGTGAAACTTTAATAGCCGCCTCTGTCCGAATTAAAGAACTCCCACAGAAAGGTGCCTCGACAAATAGTTACGGGTTTTACTCCATAACCATTCCTGAAGGTGAGTATACCCTGATCTATAGTTATATCGGTTATGAAACCACTTCGAAACCGGTATCGCTACATAAAATCAGGTCATCGATATGA
- a CDS encoding MauE/DoxX family redox-associated membrane protein: protein MESVITNSSKFQISDLTKEKIVIAIRWLCMALFIYTAYAKITDHDRFLNGLLRVHLISGFAVFISIAVPIVEIIIATLLLIPKTSKIGLYCFTATMAAFTIYIISALIWEKNLPCLCGGAIEKLSWTQHIWLNLAFITLAIFALWLVNLNTSFKN, encoded by the coding sequence ATGGAAAGTGTAATAACAAACAGCTCGAAATTTCAAATTTCAGATCTAACAAAGGAAAAAATAGTAATTGCGATACGATGGTTATGTATGGCTTTATTTATCTATACTGCATACGCTAAAATAACAGATCATGACCGTTTTTTAAACGGTCTGCTAAGAGTACACCTGATTAGTGGTTTCGCTGTGTTTATTTCTATTGCTGTTCCGATAGTTGAAATTATTATAGCGACATTATTACTTATCCCAAAAACTTCAAAGATCGGTTTATATTGTTTCACGGCTACAATGGCGGCGTTTACAATATATATTATTAGTGCATTGATTTGGGAGAAAAACTTGCCTTGCCTTTGTGGGGGCGCCATCGAAAAACTTAGCTGGACACAGCATATATGGTTAAATCTCGCATTTATTACTTTAGCCATTTTTGCTCTCTGGCTCGTCAATTTAAATACATCTTTCAAAAATTAA
- a CDS encoding site-specific integrase, with amino-acid sequence MSTTNNTFGVTFYLKKQKTTQSGKSPIYARITVNGKRIEISVKRSIEENNWNATKGMAKGSREEIIKMNKYLDQFKAGIIDSYQQLLLQKKFITAELLKEKVTGGDQAEFTLCKLMEYHNSDQGQLLELGTMKNYYTTQKYIKEFVKERFKTSDKYLSELSYKFITDFEYFLRNRTPEKGQKVLNNNGLMKHIERFCKMINLAVRLEWIDRNPFHAYQLKFDKVEREYLTKQELARIEAKKFNIVRLQIVQDLFVFSCYTGLAYIDVFNLTPANLVAKSENNIWIATNRQKTNEPVRVPLLPKALAIIEKYKGHPQSLAEGKVLPKLSNQKLNSYLKEIADTCGITKPLTFHIARHTFATTVTLTNGVPIETVSKLLGHSKLTTTQIYAKVVESKLADDMARLSEKLGL; translated from the coding sequence ATGAGTACCACAAACAACACCTTCGGCGTTACTTTTTATCTTAAAAAGCAAAAGACCACTCAATCGGGAAAGTCACCGATTTATGCCCGCATTACAGTGAACGGCAAGCGTATCGAAATTTCTGTTAAACGCTCTATTGAGGAAAATAACTGGAACGCCACCAAAGGAATGGCAAAGGGAAGCCGGGAAGAAATCATTAAAATGAATAAGTACCTTGACCAATTTAAAGCCGGAATTATCGACAGCTACCAACAGCTTTTATTGCAGAAGAAATTTATTACCGCAGAACTTTTAAAAGAAAAAGTTACCGGAGGCGATCAGGCCGAATTTACACTCTGTAAATTAATGGAGTATCATAATTCTGACCAAGGGCAGCTATTGGAGCTAGGCACGATGAAGAACTATTATACTACGCAGAAGTATATCAAGGAGTTCGTCAAAGAACGGTTTAAAACCAGCGACAAATACCTTTCCGAGTTAAGTTATAAATTTATTACGGACTTCGAGTACTTCCTCCGTAACAGAACGCCGGAGAAAGGCCAAAAAGTCCTAAATAACAATGGCCTGATGAAGCACATTGAAAGGTTTTGCAAAATGATAAATCTTGCCGTTAGACTGGAATGGATAGACCGCAACCCTTTTCACGCCTACCAGTTGAAGTTTGATAAGGTAGAACGCGAATATTTAACCAAACAGGAGTTGGCAAGGATCGAAGCTAAAAAATTCAATATCGTACGTTTGCAGATAGTTCAAGATCTTTTTGTCTTCAGTTGCTATACAGGATTGGCCTATATTGACGTCTTTAATTTAACACCTGCTAATTTGGTGGCGAAATCCGAAAATAATATTTGGATTGCTACCAATAGGCAAAAGACAAATGAACCCGTAAGAGTGCCTTTGTTACCTAAAGCTCTGGCGATTATTGAAAAATACAAAGGGCATCCGCAGTCATTAGCCGAGGGGAAGGTGTTGCCAAAGTTAAGTAATCAGAAACTAAACAGCTATTTAAAGGAAATTGCAGATACGTGCGGTATTACCAAACCTCTTACCTTTCATATTGCCCGGCATACATTCGCAACAACGGTAACATTGACCAATGGCGTGCCTATAGAAACGGTAAGTAAATTATTAGGCCACAGTAAATTAACAACCACCCAGATATATGCTAAGGTGGTAGAAAGTAAGTTAGCCGATGATATGGCTAGGTTAAGCGAAAAATTAGGGTTATAA
- a CDS encoding RagB/SusD family nutrient uptake outer membrane protein gives MNKSIKISCLSLILLPIIMFSACKKDWLNAKPDKALVVPTTVSDYQALLDNAIGSPGMNQNEPSLSMVGDGDYHIADADYTRLRYAPEKSAYIWAPTADFYNGQGSSEWISAYARILQSNVVLDGIATVKTDVGSLTAYNNVKGSALFYRSFDFYNLSQIYCKAYDATSATTDFGLPLRVSSNVNLTVSRSSLQQTYDLITHDLLQAAPLLPAKPLYPTRPSKPAVFGLLARVYLAQGNYSKALTYADSSLHLQSALMDYNQLNPNDYIPIAQFNKEVIFHSQLSTYASFDTYSLIVDSTLYKSYDANDLRVSIFFLNVNGNMTYWGNYTGAPYAFFGGLATDEMYLIRSEAYARTGNTTAAINDLNTLLSTRWKTGTYVNKTAASADAALALIIAERRKELCFRNLRWPDLRRLNKDPRFQVTLIRNVSGKTYSLAPNSPLYVLPLDPIEVQAGLQQNPR, from the coding sequence ATGAATAAGTCAATAAAAATAAGCTGCTTAAGTTTAATACTGCTTCCTATTATAATGTTTAGTGCATGTAAAAAAGACTGGTTAAATGCCAAACCAGATAAAGCTTTAGTGGTACCAACAACGGTTTCGGACTATCAGGCACTATTGGATAATGCCATTGGTTCTCCCGGGATGAACCAAAATGAGCCAAGTCTTAGTATGGTAGGTGATGGGGATTATCATATAGCTGATGCCGACTATACAAGATTGAGATATGCGCCTGAGAAAAGCGCATATATTTGGGCTCCGACAGCAGATTTTTATAACGGACAGGGCTCGTCTGAATGGATAAGTGCCTACGCCAGAATTTTGCAAAGTAATGTTGTATTAGATGGAATTGCTACGGTAAAAACTGATGTTGGCTCTTTGACGGCCTATAACAATGTAAAAGGATCAGCTTTGTTTTATCGAAGTTTCGATTTTTATAATTTGTCGCAGATATATTGTAAGGCTTATGACGCGACATCAGCAACTACAGATTTCGGATTGCCATTAAGAGTATCTTCAAATGTAAACCTTACTGTAAGTCGATCCTCGTTGCAACAAACCTATGACTTGATTACACATGATCTGTTGCAGGCTGCTCCGTTGTTACCTGCAAAGCCATTATATCCTACCCGCCCTTCCAAACCCGCTGTTTTTGGATTATTGGCCAGGGTTTATTTAGCGCAGGGAAATTATAGTAAAGCCCTAACTTATGCGGATTCTTCCCTGCATTTACAAAGTGCATTAATGGATTACAATCAGCTAAATCCCAACGATTACATACCTATAGCTCAATTTAATAAGGAAGTAATTTTTCATTCTCAATTAAGTACGTATGCTTCATTTGATACATACAGCCTTATTGTTGATTCAACTCTTTATAAGTCTTATGACGCCAATGATTTAAGGGTGTCAATTTTTTTCCTAAATGTTAATGGAAATATGACTTATTGGGGTAATTATACAGGTGCCCCTTATGCATTTTTTGGTGGGTTGGCTACCGACGAAATGTACCTGATCCGTTCGGAAGCCTATGCAAGGACTGGAAACACCACAGCTGCTATCAATGACCTGAATACTCTATTGTCAACCCGTTGGAAAACGGGTACCTATGTTAATAAAACCGCAGCCTCGGCAGACGCAGCATTAGCGCTAATAATAGCAGAAAGGCGAAAAGAGCTTTGTTTTAGAAACTTAAGATGGCCGGACTTACGCAGGTTAAATAAAGATCCCCGTTTCCAGGTGACTTTAATAAGAAACGTAAGTGGTAAAACTTATTCTCTGGCCCCCAATTCACCCTTGTATGTATTGCCTTTAGACCCCATTGAAGTTCAAGCTGGATTACAACAAAATCCAAGGTAA
- a CDS encoding Crp/Fnr family transcriptional regulator: MLYPDPSRFSNDFRNYLKEIAHLEHYPRNHKILTPGEMSNKSWFIKKGMAKIYYYVWVPDKKNKDIKVEKEVIICFLKEKDTLNCVDSFFGREPAQYYISPIEPCTLYAVTKENFDRCYTVFPEIGQVAREIILGYKQKSDLKVKILSLNAEERFAEFHQSFDTSRISTADLAAYLHVSRSHLARVRKKSSLSKNTPRS; this comes from the coding sequence ATGCTTTATCCAGACCCATCACGTTTTTCAAATGATTTTAGAAACTATTTGAAAGAAATCGCCCACCTCGAACATTACCCAAGGAACCATAAAATTTTAACACCTGGAGAAATGAGCAATAAATCATGGTTCATAAAAAAAGGGATGGCTAAAATATATTATTATGTGTGGGTTCCCGACAAAAAAAACAAAGACATCAAAGTTGAAAAGGAAGTTATAATATGTTTTCTAAAAGAAAAGGATACCCTAAATTGCGTCGATAGTTTCTTCGGAAGGGAACCCGCGCAGTATTATATTTCCCCAATTGAACCTTGCACACTTTATGCAGTTACCAAAGAAAACTTTGATAGATGTTATACTGTGTTCCCTGAAATTGGGCAAGTAGCCAGAGAAATAATATTGGGCTATAAGCAAAAAAGTGATCTTAAAGTGAAAATACTTAGCTTAAATGCTGAAGAAAGGTTTGCGGAGTTCCACCAAAGCTTCGATACCAGCCGGATATCAACAGCTGATCTGGCGGCATACCTACATGTTTCCCGTTCCCACTTAGCCCGCGTTAGAAAAAAAAGCAGTCTTTCGAAAAATACGCCACGTTCCTAA
- a CDS encoding SusC/RagA family TonB-linked outer membrane protein, translating into MLKNLRSILRYKSFVLTVATTCFLNCALATEIARSQDLNKRISIDVEKKTLKETLDQVSKQAHVGIIYSNARGVLKNPVTIHAKDQPVSKVLNDLLSPLTLTYEIIGDQIVVKFDNISSRPPSQGQPVKQSIPIKGKVTDDKGSPLPGATIKIKDGPALATTDSNGEFEISNVSDSTVLQISFVGYLTKEIVVTNANYLTISLKNGSNQLNEVSVVSTGYQNIPKERATGSFSQPIKTEFEARVATDVLSKLNGITSGLLFNANTTAARNGIDINIRGRSTIFANDQPLVVVDNFPYSGDINNINPNDVESVTVLKDAASASIWGVRAGNGVIVITTKKGKLNQSLKIGFNANITVFDKPDLNYNPNQLGASSFIGLEQFLFGKGYYDSNLTNTSTYPVISPAVELLAANRAGSLSSNDLASQLNTLRGINVNDQLSNYFYRKATNQQYALTLSGGSDKATYYLSTGYDNNLPGLKGNTNQRITINSLNTFYLVKNLELSAGLNIVQDYNKIDNTLSQFNTRVFPYSQIADASGNPLAIPFNYSRNYVQSAPANGFLDWSYYPLKELGATNHSTKDLDIRLTTGLKYAFIPGLTGEIKYQYERSNSQDRDYQSQQTYFTRNYINQFSILNNGQVTGYNVPLGGILSLANANMVTNNVRGQLNFNRTWGNNNVSAIAGYELSQTTVESNGSNLYGYNDDLATFINVDPTTSFPINPSGSTSINSGLGIGGTLSRIRSSFANAAYTYMDRYTLSGSARIDGTNYFGVATNQKNIPLWSAGAKWNIAKENFYTLDWLPVLALRASYGYNGNLDQSITGVTTFRYSNLATYLTNLNYAAISNIGNPDLRWEKTGITNLALGFGTKNNVLTGSLEYYFKKETDLLGYKTFPENSGITTLEGNYSDMTGKGFDLSLTSQNLKGSIKWTTTLLFSHATDKVTRYDVNPLTSTVVSSGSGIAVPVVGKSVFGIYSYKWDGLNGQTGNPVGFVNGTASENYATITTKTPISDLVYAGPARPTYFGGFNNRLSYKGFSLAVQINYKFGYYFRSPTINYYQITSSGSFLRVNRDFDNRWLKPGDEKNTNVPSLIYPSTQARDNFYQFSEATVEKGDHVRLQDISLSYDLNKSMFHRLPFNNIQLFIYANNIGVIWRANHKGLDPDAVPASGDINTMPNPRSISFGLKGSF; encoded by the coding sequence ATGCTTAAAAATTTACGCTCCATATTAAGGTACAAATCATTTGTATTAACCGTTGCCACAACCTGCTTTTTAAACTGCGCCCTGGCAACCGAAATAGCGCGATCACAAGACTTAAATAAGCGCATTTCAATAGATGTAGAAAAGAAAACATTAAAAGAAACGCTTGACCAAGTTTCCAAACAGGCCCACGTAGGGATAATATATAGCAATGCAAGAGGAGTCCTGAAAAATCCGGTAACTATCCACGCAAAAGATCAGCCGGTTAGTAAAGTATTAAATGATTTGCTATCACCGCTCACTCTCACTTATGAAATTATAGGTGACCAGATTGTTGTAAAGTTCGATAATATAAGTTCTCGGCCTCCCTCGCAAGGACAACCAGTAAAACAAAGTATTCCGATAAAGGGAAAGGTCACCGATGATAAGGGTTCACCTTTGCCTGGGGCCACCATTAAAATTAAGGATGGACCAGCTTTGGCAACTACTGATAGCAACGGTGAATTTGAAATAAGCAATGTCTCTGATAGTACCGTTTTGCAAATTTCCTTTGTCGGCTATTTAACCAAAGAGATTGTTGTAACCAATGCAAATTATCTAACTATTTCGCTGAAAAATGGAAGTAATCAACTAAATGAAGTATCAGTAGTTTCTACAGGATATCAGAATATTCCAAAAGAACGGGCTACGGGATCCTTTTCTCAACCGATTAAAACAGAATTTGAGGCCAGAGTAGCCACTGATGTATTGTCAAAATTGAACGGCATTACAAGCGGACTTTTGTTTAATGCGAACACTACTGCGGCAAGGAATGGAATAGATATAAATATTCGTGGGCGCAGTACAATATTTGCCAATGACCAGCCATTAGTTGTGGTGGATAATTTTCCATACAGCGGTGATATTAACAATATTAACCCTAACGATGTTGAGAGCGTGACTGTGTTGAAAGATGCAGCGTCCGCCAGTATCTGGGGTGTAAGGGCTGGTAATGGTGTTATTGTTATTACAACAAAAAAGGGAAAACTAAATCAGAGTTTAAAGATCGGTTTTAATGCCAATATAACTGTTTTTGATAAACCAGATTTGAATTACAATCCCAACCAGTTAGGTGCTTCTTCCTTTATCGGTCTGGAGCAATTCCTGTTCGGTAAAGGATATTATGATTCGAACTTAACTAATACAAGCACTTACCCGGTAATTTCACCAGCTGTGGAACTATTGGCTGCCAATCGGGCAGGCAGTTTATCTTCTAATGATTTAGCCTCCCAATTAAATACACTACGGGGGATTAATGTAAACGACCAGCTAAGTAATTATTTTTACCGAAAGGCTACCAACCAACAGTATGCACTTACGCTTTCCGGGGGATCAGATAAGGCCACGTATTACCTCTCAACAGGCTATGACAACAATTTGCCGGGTTTAAAAGGTAATACAAACCAAAGGATTACGATTAACTCCTTAAATACTTTTTATCTGGTTAAAAATCTCGAATTAAGCGCTGGCTTAAATATAGTACAGGATTATAATAAGATTGATAATACTTTAAGTCAGTTTAACACCCGTGTTTTTCCGTATTCACAAATAGCGGATGCAAGCGGAAATCCATTAGCAATTCCTTTTAATTATAGCCGAAATTACGTTCAAAGCGCTCCAGCCAATGGGTTTTTAGATTGGTCTTATTATCCATTAAAAGAATTGGGCGCAACAAATCATAGTACCAAAGACTTGGATATAAGACTTACAACTGGCTTGAAGTATGCATTCATACCCGGATTAACCGGCGAAATAAAGTACCAGTATGAAAGAAGTAATAGTCAAGACCGGGACTATCAAAGTCAGCAAACCTATTTCACACGCAACTATATTAATCAATTTTCAATTCTAAATAACGGACAAGTTACTGGCTATAATGTCCCTTTAGGTGGTATTCTCAGTTTGGCAAACGCCAATATGGTGACCAATAACGTGCGCGGACAGTTGAATTTTAACCGAACCTGGGGGAATAATAACGTAAGTGCAATAGCTGGTTATGAACTGTCACAAACCACTGTTGAAAGCAATGGTTCAAACCTGTATGGTTATAATGATGATCTGGCAACATTCATCAACGTAGATCCAACGACGTCCTTTCCAATCAATCCATCCGGCAGCACATCTATAAATAGCGGCCTTGGTATCGGCGGGACGTTATCGCGCATCCGATCATCCTTTGCTAATGCGGCTTATACGTATATGGATCGCTACACGCTTTCGGGAAGCGCCAGAATAGATGGCACAAATTATTTTGGCGTTGCAACTAATCAAAAAAACATTCCACTGTGGTCTGCCGGGGCCAAATGGAACATAGCCAAAGAAAACTTCTATACGCTGGATTGGTTGCCCGTTTTAGCACTTAGAGCAAGTTACGGATATAATGGCAATCTTGACCAATCAATAACAGGAGTCACTACTTTTAGGTATTCGAATTTGGCAACATACTTAACCAATCTTAATTATGCGGCAATCTCCAATATTGGCAACCCTGACCTGCGTTGGGAGAAAACAGGAATTACCAATTTGGCCCTTGGCTTTGGTACCAAAAACAACGTTTTAACAGGTAGCCTGGAATATTATTTTAAAAAGGAAACAGACCTGTTAGGTTACAAAACTTTTCCTGAAAATAGTGGAATTACAACGCTCGAAGGTAATTACTCGGATATGACCGGCAAAGGGTTTGACTTATCGTTGACCTCACAAAATTTAAAAGGCAGCATAAAATGGACAACAACTCTTCTTTTTAGCCATGCAACGGATAAGGTTACTCGCTATGATGTGAACCCGCTGACTTCAACGGTGGTAAGTTCCGGATCTGGTATTGCAGTACCGGTTGTGGGTAAATCGGTTTTTGGTATATACAGCTATAAATGGGATGGCTTGAACGGGCAAACAGGCAACCCTGTTGGTTTTGTAAATGGCACTGCCAGTGAAAATTATGCAACTATTACTACTAAAACGCCGATTAGCGATTTAGTGTATGCGGGCCCTGCAAGACCAACTTATTTTGGTGGCTTCAATAACCGCTTGAGTTATAAAGGATTTAGTCTCGCTGTGCAAATCAATTATAAGTTTGGTTATTATTTTCGAAGTCCTACAATTAATTACTACCAAATAACTTCTTCAGGTTCATTCCTGCGGGTGAATCGTGATTTTGACAATCGTTGGCTGAAACCAGGAGACGAAAAAAATACTAACGTACCGTCCCTTATCTATCCGTCAACGCAAGCGCGTGATAACTTTTACCAGTTTTCAGAAGCCACTGTCGAAAAAGGGGATCATGTTCGTCTTCAGGACATTAGTTTAAGCTATGACTTAAATAAGTCGATGTTCCACAGGCTCCCTTTCAACAACATACAACTCTTTATTTATGCAAATAACATTGGCGTCATATGGCGCGCCAATCATAAGGGACTTGATCCTGACGCAGTGCCAGCGTCTGGCGATATTAATACTATGCCCAACCCGAGGTCAATTTCTTTTGGGCTGAAAGGCAGTTTTTAA
- a CDS encoding sensor histidine kinase, translating into MDPENKFKTFNNDIILRLIIERRFRMLRHLCLIVLLGAGFYNSSVEFSEPVNTYLKIWLFSVLLFLFYINMYRLVPRLLFKDNYLGYFLWLIALFVLIQTAAFSTRHFVSTYLKAPLETHRSEPNLFAFYFIFIILMGASAAVKLFQRWVVDSQRISELETITIQSELENLKKQINPHFLFNTLNNANVLTQIDPEKASQVLMKLSDLLRYQLYDSARNKVFVTSDIHFLEDFLNLEKIRRDNFDFTITLKGELQGVEVAPLLFITFVENAVKHNIDAEKRSYVYLFFSMIDDELNFHCINSKPHIKVAKSVNGGLGLTNVTRRLELLYPDRHELKVTDTPETFNVHLTIKT; encoded by the coding sequence ATGGATCCGGAAAATAAATTTAAAACCTTTAACAATGATATTATCCTGAGACTTATCATCGAAAGGAGATTCAGGATGCTACGGCATTTATGTTTGATCGTACTTCTTGGAGCTGGATTTTATAACAGCAGCGTAGAGTTTTCAGAACCTGTCAATACTTATTTAAAAATCTGGCTCTTTTCTGTTCTGCTTTTTTTATTTTATATTAATATGTACCGGTTGGTTCCCCGGTTATTGTTTAAAGATAATTACTTGGGGTATTTCCTTTGGTTAATTGCTTTATTTGTGCTAATTCAAACCGCCGCCTTTAGTACCAGGCATTTTGTATCAACCTATTTAAAAGCACCGCTGGAGACACACCGGTCGGAACCAAACTTATTTGCCTTTTATTTTATTTTTATCATCCTTATGGGTGCTTCGGCGGCGGTTAAGCTTTTCCAGCGATGGGTAGTCGATTCACAAAGGATCAGTGAACTGGAGACAATTACTATCCAGTCGGAACTTGAAAATCTGAAAAAACAGATCAACCCACATTTTCTATTTAACACCTTGAATAATGCCAATGTGCTTACCCAAATAGACCCGGAAAAGGCATCGCAGGTTTTAATGAAATTAAGTGACCTTTTGCGTTATCAGCTGTATGACAGTGCAAGAAATAAAGTGTTCGTCACATCTGATATTCATTTTTTGGAGGATTTTCTGAACCTGGAAAAGATCAGGCGGGATAATTTTGATTTTACTATTACCTTAAAAGGCGAACTTCAGGGAGTGGAAGTAGCACCCTTACTATTCATTACCTTCGTTGAAAACGCAGTTAAACATAACATTGATGCAGAAAAACGCTCCTATGTATACCTGTTTTTTTCTATGATAGACGATGAGCTGAATTTTCATTGTATAAATTCGAAACCGCATATCAAAGTTGCAAAAAGTGTAAACGGGGGATTGGGGTTGACAAATGTTACGCGAAGATTGGAATTGCTGTATCCGGATCGCCATGAGTTAAAAGTGACTGATACACCGGAAACCTTTAATGTGCATTTAACCATTAAGACATGA
- a CDS encoding LytR/AlgR family response regulator transcription factor, which translates to MNSIIVDDEPLAREAIQLLASKFPGLEVSGSFSSAIAASKYISEIKVDLIFLDIEMPGMNGIEFVKNIPKKTLVIFTTAYPEYALEGFELDAIDYLIKPVKTDRFEKAVNKAITYHKLLESEISTSEIQHPGDDYFFVKSERKFIKIHFKDVLFIEGLKDYVVMQTADQKIMTAMNIKTIHEQLPQHIFVRISKSYVINVKEITSFDNNTVLIGKYEIPIGNSYRNYFFDNFIIKKLIGR; encoded by the coding sequence ATGAACAGCATTATCGTTGATGATGAACCCCTGGCTAGGGAGGCAATACAGTTATTAGCATCCAAATTTCCGGGCCTGGAAGTAAGTGGGTCATTCAGCAGTGCAATCGCAGCATCAAAATATATCAGCGAAATAAAAGTTGACCTGATTTTTCTGGATATAGAGATGCCGGGCATGAACGGAATTGAATTTGTTAAAAACATCCCAAAAAAAACCCTGGTTATATTTACTACCGCCTACCCCGAATACGCGTTAGAAGGTTTTGAACTGGATGCGATAGATTATCTGATCAAACCCGTAAAAACAGATCGCTTTGAAAAAGCAGTTAATAAAGCGATAACATACCACAAACTATTAGAAAGTGAAATTTCGACAAGCGAAATACAACATCCGGGAGATGATTATTTCTTTGTGAAATCAGAAAGGAAATTCATAAAAATACATTTCAAGGACGTCCTTTTTATTGAGGGACTCAAGGACTATGTGGTAATGCAAACTGCTGATCAGAAGATCATGACGGCGATGAATATCAAAACGATTCATGAGCAATTGCCGCAGCACATTTTCGTGCGAATAAGTAAGTCTTATGTTATTAATGTAAAAGAAATTACTTCGTTTGATAATAACACCGTTTTGATTGGAAAATATGAAATACCCATAGGGAATTCATACCGAAATTATTTTTTTGATAATTTCATCATAAAGAAACTTATTGGAAGGTAA